The following coding sequences lie in one Clostridiaceae bacterium genomic window:
- a CDS encoding aminotransferase class I/II-fold pyridoxal phosphate-dependent enzyme: MTDYTLMSKGDLQKNLQILIDKYNKFKAQNLNLDMSRGKPCPEQLELSKELLEIKDYKASDGTDCRNYGALDGIPEAKKLFSEYLEVNTDEIIIQGNSSLNLMYDTINRAMTFGVDESSTPWSKLPAVKFICPSPGYDRHFAICELFNIEMIAVDMHEDGPDMDKIESLVAEDESIKGIWCVPKYSNPQGYTYSDETVDRLASMKTKAKDFRIFWDNAYAVHHLSEKHDNLKNILTACKKYNNPDRVYIFSSTSKITYAGAGISMLASSKYNIDRTKKLLSIQTIGYDKMNQLRHVLFLKNMDNIHEHMKKHASILKPKFDTVLNILERELGSKNICSWTKPNGGYFISFDTMDGCAKKVVKMASEAGVKLTSAGATFPYGKDPRDRNIRIAPSYPPISELKQAIELFCVCVQIASIEKLLLTKD; the protein is encoded by the coding sequence ATGACTGATTATACTTTAATGAGTAAAGGGGATCTTCAAAAAAATCTTCAAATACTTATTGATAAATATAATAAATTTAAAGCCCAGAATTTAAATCTTGATATGTCAAGAGGAAAACCATGTCCCGAGCAGCTTGAGTTATCCAAAGAACTGCTTGAAATAAAAGATTATAAAGCTTCTGACGGTACAGACTGCAGAAATTATGGGGCATTAGACGGTATTCCTGAAGCAAAAAAACTTTTTTCTGAGTATTTGGAAGTAAATACTGATGAAATTATTATACAGGGAAATTCAAGCCTTAATTTAATGTACGATACAATTAACCGTGCCATGACGTTTGGAGTGGATGAAAGCAGCACCCCATGGTCAAAGCTTCCTGCTGTTAAATTCATTTGTCCAAGTCCTGGTTATGACCGTCACTTTGCCATATGTGAACTTTTTAATATTGAAATGATAGCCGTGGATATGCATGAAGATGGCCCTGACATGGATAAAATCGAATCTCTTGTGGCTGAGGATGAATCTATAAAGGGAATTTGGTGCGTGCCTAAATATAGCAATCCCCAGGGATATACCTATTCTGATGAAACAGTTGACAGACTTGCATCTATGAAAACAAAAGCGAAAGATTTCAGGATATTCTGGGATAATGCTTATGCCGTACATCATTTAAGCGAAAAGCATGATAATCTAAAAAATATATTAACTGCTTGTAAAAAATACAATAATCCTGACAGAGTATACATTTTCTCATCTACATCTAAAATTACTTATGCAGGTGCCGGTATAAGCATGTTAGCCTCTTCCAAATACAATATTGACAGAACCAAAAAACTCCTTTCTATTCAAACAATAGGGTATGACAAAATGAATCAATTAAGACATGTATTGTTTTTAAAAAATATGGACAATATTCATGAACACATGAAAAAGCATGCATCAATACTAAAACCAAAGTTTGATACAGTTTTAAATATATTGGAGAGGGAACTTGGTTCAAAAAACATATGCAGCTGGACAAAACCAAATGGTGGATATTTTATTAGTTTTGACACCATGGACGGATGTGCAAAAAAGGTCGTTAAAATGGCATCGGAAGCCGGAGTCAAGCTTACCAGCGCAGGAGCTACTTTCCCATATGGAAAAGATCCAAGAGACAGGAACATAAGAATTGCTCCCTCATATCCTCCCATAAGTGAACTCAAGCAGGCAATTGAACTGTTTTGTGTATGCGTACAGATAGCGAGTATTGAAAAATTGCTATTGACAAAAGATTAG